In the genome of Streptomyces lydicus, the window CGTGGGCCTGTCCGAGGACGAGCCGGGTGCCCGGCAGGTTCCCGGTGAGCGATACCGCGATCCGGCGGGGTTCGAGGATTCCGGCCGCCACTTCCGGCAGCAGCGGAACGTACAGAAAGTAGTCATGGGGGTTGAGGAGCACGATCTCGGCGGCTCCCCCGGCCGTCCGGGAGAGCGTACGGGCGCATGCGAACCCGGCGAAGCCGGTTCCGACGATCACGATCCGAGGACGACGTCGCTTCACGTGGACTCCTGCGGTCGAGGGTGGTGCACCGTTGGCGCCGGGCAGGCAATCCCCGCGGACAATCAGCCGCTCTCCCGCTCCCCGTCCCCCGCATTGTCCCGCGCGATATGCACCGCCGCCTCCTCCGCCGACGCGGCACCGCCGTCGATCCCGACGTCCCGGGCGGCGATGTCATTGCTGCCCCCGCGCCAGAATCCCTCGTCGGAGCCCACGAGCCGGCCGGCCCGTTCCTCGCCGCATTCGAGGTCCGTGGGTTCCCCCACCCCGCCCGGCAGATCGCCGATGCCGTCGCCGTCGGGCGCGCAGACGTCCGGTACCTCCACGGCCAGCCGGTGGTCGAGCGTCTCGCGGTCGTGCAGCTCCCGCGCGGTGGTCCCCTCGTGGTTCACCACGAAGGGCCGCTCCGGAGGCGAATAGCCCGAGTCCAGGGTCTCGTCGAGACCCGGCTCGTCCAGGGCGTCCTCCATGTCGAGGTCGTTGGGGTTGTCCTGGGGGTCGGACCTGGGCGGCTGATAGACCTCGTCGCCCATTGCGTCGTCGGACATAACCGCCCTCCTTCTCCGCCTTCGCCGGCCCGGCCGCGGGGTGCGGCAGGTGCGTGTACAACCGATTGTCCGCCTCCTGGCGTCCGGCGGCAGCGCCAGGAGGCACGCCCCGTCCGCCTCAGGCGCGTCGGTGTTCCGTAGCGATGCCGACGGCCTCGGCGATGCTCTGCACATTGCCGAACCGCTCGTGTGCGGGCAGCCGCTCGGCCATCGCGATCAGCCGGTCCGGAGCGTTGTTCCGCCGCAGGGTCTCGATGATCGCGTACTTGTCGGCCGGATACAGGCTCCGCCCGAGGTGCTGGGCGAGTTCGGAACGCAGCCCGACATCCCGCTCGCTCATCCCGCTCGGCGTGCCGCCCCTGAAGTCGC includes:
- a CDS encoding DUF5709 domain-containing protein, yielding MSDDAMGDEVYQPPRSDPQDNPNDLDMEDALDEPGLDETLDSGYSPPERPFVVNHEGTTARELHDRETLDHRLAVEVPDVCAPDGDGIGDLPGGVGEPTDLECGEERAGRLVGSDEGFWRGGSNDIAARDVGIDGGAASAEEAAVHIARDNAGDGERESG
- a CDS encoding DUF2795 domain-containing protein, which gives rise to MVMEHGTDKTGPARDDVMKKQLRGQLTAERSLRTDEEHELQPAGEDQPVAAWSPESDFRGGTPSGMSERDVGLRSELAQHLGRSLYPADKYAIIETLRRNNAPDRLIAMAERLPAHERFGNVQSIAEAVGIATEHRRA